A single region of the Liolophura sinensis isolate JHLJ2023 chromosome 9, CUHK_Ljap_v2, whole genome shotgun sequence genome encodes:
- the LOC135475683 gene encoding BTB/POZ domain-containing protein KCTD1-like, producing the protein MSSPMNSSSPSPLSTHNGHTAAKISGVPCPATPTRYTAPVHIDVGGVIYTSSLETLTRFPESKLGRMFNGSIPIVLDSLKQHYFIDRDGKMFRHILNYLRSGKLVLSDSFKDFDQLYEEAKYYDITSLIREMDTLRKCKTIKKEAGSHAIQHCDCVAVSISPDLGERISLSADRHLLEEVFPELNSALMDSRNSGWNMDNRFVIRFPLNGFCQLNSVQVLQRLLNHGFSVIASTGGGVEGQQFSEYLFSRNPTS; encoded by the exons ATGTCATCCCCCATGAACTCCTCATCCCCGTCCCCACTCAGCACCCACAACGGGCACACGGCCGCGAAGATCTCCGGGGTGCCCTGTCCGGCCACACCCACCCGCTACACTGCCCCGGTCCATATCGACGTGGGCGGAGTCATCTATACGTCATCGCTGGAGACCTTAACGAG GTTCCCGGAGTCTAAACTTGGACGGATGTTCAATGGCAGCATTCCTATTGTCCTTGACAGTCTCAAACAGCATTACTTCATTGATCGAGACGGCAAGATGTTCAGGCACATCCTCAACTACCTAAGGTCAGGAAAGTTAGTTCTCTCGGACAGCTTCAAAGACTTCGATCAGTTGTACGAGGAGGCCAAATATTACGACATCACCTCCTTGATAAGGGAAATGGACACTCTCCGCAAGTGTAAAACAATCAAGAAAGAGGCGGGAAGTCATGCCATTCAGCACTGCGATTGTGTGGCCGTCAGCATAAGTCCGGATCTTGGAGAGCGAATCTCGCTCAGCGCCGACAGGCACCTTCTGGAGGAAGTGTTTCCGGAACTGAACTCAGCTCTCATGGATTCACGAAACTCTGGCTGGAATATGGACAATCGCTTCGTGATTAGATTTCCGCTGAACGGCTTTTGTCAGCTGAACTCTGTGCAAGTGTTGCAGAGGTTACTTAATCACGGCTTCAGTGTTATTGCCTCCACGGGCGGAGGTGTGGAGGGTCAGCAGTTCAGTGAATATCTCTTCAGTCGTAACCCAACATCGTAA